The Thermococcus thermotolerans genome contains a region encoding:
- a CDS encoding BMP family lipoprotein: protein MRKWLSLFLIGLLAISVVASGCISGGGETTTQTKGKIAIVYDVGGRGDLSFNDMAYIGAKKASEDFNLELVELQSNTEDDYVKNLETLAQQGDYLVIIAVGFMMTDAVKKVASEYPNQHFAIIDGYDPEMPDNVMMILFKENEGSALIGALSALIAADSGKDKVGIVLGMEIPVLYKFEGGYRFGVAWAEDYYKQKTGKDVKIDVLYQYTGTFTDPAKGYQAAKAQLDQGAWVIYQVAGGTGVGVFNAISEYLQAHNQKMGPPFAVGVDSAQDWIKPGAIIASMMKRVDVGVYTAVKDAVEGNFKGGVVELGLKEGGVGVSTVDDVMAMFDSLPADTQQQKLKELGFNSKDELRKYLEDTRKQVPDWIWQAVDELKQKIVSGEIKVPKAFNKDEIEAIRNAKTWQEMMQLAK, encoded by the coding sequence ATGAGGAAGTGGTTGAGCCTGTTTTTAATCGGCCTCCTGGCCATAAGCGTCGTGGCCAGCGGTTGCATAAGTGGCGGTGGGGAGACCACCACCCAGACCAAGGGCAAGATTGCCATCGTCTATGACGTCGGTGGAAGGGGTGACCTGAGCTTTAACGACATGGCGTATATAGGTGCCAAGAAGGCTTCAGAGGACTTCAACCTTGAGCTCGTTGAGCTCCAGAGCAACACGGAGGACGACTACGTCAAGAACCTTGAAACCCTCGCCCAGCAGGGCGACTACCTCGTTATAATCGCGGTCGGTTTCATGATGACCGACGCCGTCAAGAAGGTCGCTTCAGAGTATCCGAACCAGCACTTTGCAATCATCGATGGTTACGACCCGGAGATGCCGGACAACGTCATGATGATACTCTTCAAGGAGAACGAGGGTTCTGCGCTCATAGGTGCTCTCTCTGCCCTCATCGCCGCCGACAGCGGTAAGGACAAGGTCGGAATCGTCCTTGGAATGGAGATACCTGTTCTCTACAAGTTTGAGGGTGGCTACCGCTTCGGTGTCGCCTGGGCCGAGGACTATTACAAGCAGAAGACCGGAAAGGACGTTAAGATAGACGTCCTCTATCAGTACACCGGAACCTTCACCGACCCCGCCAAGGGCTACCAGGCCGCGAAGGCCCAGCTTGACCAGGGCGCCTGGGTCATCTACCAGGTCGCCGGCGGAACTGGTGTCGGTGTCTTCAACGCCATCAGCGAGTACCTCCAGGCCCACAACCAGAAGATGGGCCCGCCGTTCGCCGTCGGTGTTGACTCCGCCCAGGACTGGATTAAGCCGGGAGCCATCATTGCCAGCATGATGAAGCGCGTTGATGTCGGTGTCTACACCGCCGTCAAGGACGCCGTCGAGGGTAACTTCAAGGGCGGTGTGGTAGAGCTCGGCCTCAAGGAAGGCGGTGTCGGCGTCAGCACCGTTGACGACGTTATGGCCATGTTTGACTCACTTCCTGCGGACACACAGCAGCAGAAGCTCAAGGAGCTTGGATTCAACAGCAAGGACGAGCTCAGGAAGTACCTTGAGGACACCAGGAAGCAGGTTCCGGACTGGATCTGGCAGGCAGTTGACGAGCTCAAGCAGAAGATAGTCAGCGGTGAGATCAAGGTTCCGAAGGCCTTCAACAAGGACGAGATCGAGGCCATCAGGAACGCTAAGACCTGGCAGGAAATGATGCAGCTTGCCAAGTGA
- the ftsY gene encoding signal recognition particle-docking protein FtsY, with protein sequence MLGKLREKLGSFVDKVSQTEISEKDVENALWDLEIELLEADVALETVEELKERIKEKLVGQKVKIGTNKKALVEKAVREAVLEVLAPEKRIDLLELIRSKEEKPFVIAFVGFNGSGKTTTIAKLAHWLKKNGLSVVIAASDTFRAGAIEQVEEHARRVGVKVIKHSYGADPAAVAYDAIQHAKARGLDVVLIDTAGRNELNRNLMDEMKKIARVTKPDLVIFVGDSLAGNSVVEQAKQFNEAVKIDGVILTKLDADARGGAALSISHAIGAPILFVGVGQGYDDLRPFDEKWFVERIFGEG encoded by the coding sequence ATGCTGGGAAAACTCAGGGAGAAGTTAGGCTCATTCGTGGACAAGGTTTCGCAGACTGAAATAAGCGAAAAGGACGTGGAAAACGCGCTCTGGGATCTGGAAATAGAACTCCTTGAGGCGGATGTCGCCCTCGAAACCGTTGAGGAGCTGAAGGAAAGGATAAAGGAGAAACTTGTTGGCCAGAAGGTAAAGATAGGCACCAACAAAAAGGCACTGGTTGAAAAGGCCGTCCGTGAGGCCGTCCTTGAGGTTCTGGCACCTGAGAAGAGAATAGACCTCCTTGAGCTGATCAGGTCAAAGGAAGAGAAGCCCTTTGTCATCGCCTTCGTGGGCTTCAACGGCTCCGGAAAGACGACCACCATAGCCAAGCTCGCTCACTGGCTCAAGAAGAACGGTCTAAGCGTTGTCATAGCCGCGAGCGACACCTTCAGGGCTGGAGCGATTGAGCAGGTTGAGGAGCACGCAAGGCGCGTCGGTGTTAAGGTCATCAAGCACTCCTACGGTGCGGATCCGGCTGCAGTTGCCTACGACGCGATCCAGCACGCCAAGGCGAGGGGCCTTGATGTGGTCCTCATAGACACCGCCGGAAGGAACGAGCTGAACAGGAACCTCATGGATGAGATGAAAAAGATAGCGCGCGTAACCAAGCCCGACCTGGTGATATTCGTCGGCGACAGTTTGGCCGGCAACTCAGTGGTAGAGCAGGCGAAGCAGTTCAACGAGGCGGTAAAGATCGACGGGGTAATCCTCACGAAGCTGGACGCGGATGCGAGAGGCGGTGCCGCTTTAAGCATAAGCCATGCAATCGGCGCTCCCATACTCTTCGTCGGCGTCGGACAGGGCTACGACGACCTAAGGCCATTCGACGAGAAGTGGTTCGTCGAGAGGATTTTTGGAGAGGGATGA
- the surE gene encoding 5'/3'-nucleotidase SurE has protein sequence MRILITNDDGIYSKGIRAAVEAVKDLGEVYVVAPLFQRSASGRAMTLHRPLRAKLVDVPGAKVAYGLDGMPVDCVIFALARFTDFDLAISGINLGENLSTEITVSGTASAAIETATHGIPSIAVSLEVDWRKTLSEGEGIDFSVASHFLRRIAKAVLERGFPRGVDMLNVNVPRDATPETEIVITRLARRRYRPTIEERIDPRGHPYYWIVGRKCEKFEPGTDAYALKVERKVSVTPINIDMTAGVDFGYLAEILDV, from the coding sequence ATGAGGATTCTAATCACGAACGACGATGGAATTTATTCAAAGGGCATCCGTGCCGCCGTTGAGGCCGTGAAAGACCTCGGTGAGGTGTATGTGGTTGCCCCGCTCTTTCAGAGGAGTGCCAGCGGCAGAGCTATGACCCTTCACAGGCCCCTTAGGGCAAAGCTCGTTGACGTTCCCGGCGCAAAGGTTGCCTACGGTCTCGATGGAATGCCAGTGGACTGTGTAATCTTTGCCCTCGCGCGCTTCACCGACTTCGACCTCGCCATAAGCGGCATCAACCTCGGGGAAAACCTCAGCACCGAGATAACCGTCTCCGGAACCGCATCTGCTGCCATTGAGACCGCCACGCACGGTATTCCCAGCATAGCCGTGAGTCTCGAAGTCGACTGGAGAAAGACCCTCAGTGAGGGGGAGGGGATAGACTTCTCCGTTGCGTCGCATTTCCTGAGGAGGATAGCCAAGGCGGTTCTTGAAAGGGGCTTTCCCAGAGGCGTTGACATGCTCAACGTGAACGTGCCCAGGGACGCCACGCCGGAGACGGAGATAGTGATAACGAGACTCGCCAGAAGGAGGTACCGCCCGACCATAGAGGAGCGCATCGACCCGAGGGGGCATCCGTACTACTGGATAGTGGGAAGGAAGTGTGAGAAGTTCGAGCCCGGGACGGACGCCTACGCCCTGAAAGTGGAGAGGAAGGTCAGTGTCACGCCGATAAACATAGACATGACCGCGGGAGTGGATTTTGGGTACCTCGCAGAGATTTTGGACGTTTAA
- a CDS encoding type II toxin-antitoxin system VapC family toxin — protein MMSLFLDSNVFIEHFRGNPRANQLIETLFPGSYSLFINDVVYNEVLFMYLKHRTGKGYWGLKKHPELVKRAGNEFVDSILPLLAFPKFLDTTNEIIVEALTFVTTYGLLPSDALILATAKYYGLDGIVSLDSDLLQIAPKEGLLAVSKVEDLEGKE, from the coding sequence ATGATGAGCTTGTTCCTTGACAGCAACGTGTTTATTGAGCACTTCCGAGGAAATCCCCGGGCGAACCAACTGATCGAGACGCTGTTTCCAGGGAGTTATTCCCTGTTTATAAATGATGTCGTTTACAACGAGGTTCTTTTCATGTACCTTAAACACAGAACTGGCAAGGGATACTGGGGCTTGAAAAAGCATCCAGAACTCGTTAAAAGGGCAGGTAACGAGTTTGTGGATTCCATACTGCCCCTCCTTGCGTTTCCAAAGTTCCTGGACACTACGAATGAGATAATCGTGGAGGCACTCACGTTCGTGACCACTTACGGACTTCTCCCGAGCGACGCCCTAATCCTCGCAACCGCAAAGTACTACGGTCTTGATGGCATCGTCAGCCTTGACTCTGATCTCCTCCAAATTGCACCCAAGGAAGGACTGCTCGCGGTTTCAAAGGTTGAGGATTTGGAGGGGAAGGAATGA
- a CDS encoding archaeosine biosynthesis radical SAM protein RaSEA: MSYWTSEDNVAGKPGTALFIILPTIGCYRFRINEACYMCAYPTAAPKVRWSQEAIVDYVREALKKIEGKEEPFAVRMFTSGSFLDNGELKPETRRKIFELLREMDNVKEIVIESRSELVRYDAVKELAEIVPDKHFEVAIGLETANDDIADVSINKGNTFEDFVKAAEITHEAGAKVKAYLLLKPILLSERDGINDVKESIIKAEPYTDTFSINITDIQKGTLYERLWEKKEYRPPWLWSAVEVIIWAKKRFPNKRILSDPVGAGSKRGPHNCLTDYDRVIGRAIKKFSATQDISHIERLKPECRERWEYIVENGLLDWQLVTW, encoded by the coding sequence ATGAGCTACTGGACGAGCGAGGACAACGTTGCCGGCAAGCCCGGAACGGCGCTGTTTATCATACTCCCGACTATTGGATGCTACCGCTTTAGAATAAACGAGGCCTGCTACATGTGCGCATATCCCACCGCCGCGCCGAAGGTCAGGTGGAGCCAGGAGGCCATAGTTGACTACGTGAGAGAGGCCCTTAAGAAAATCGAGGGTAAAGAAGAACCCTTTGCAGTCAGGATGTTCACCTCCGGTTCGTTCCTGGACAACGGAGAGCTCAAACCGGAGACGAGGAGAAAAATCTTTGAACTCCTCCGTGAGATGGACAACGTTAAGGAAATCGTCATCGAGAGCAGGAGCGAGCTGGTTCGCTACGATGCCGTGAAGGAGCTGGCCGAGATAGTTCCTGATAAGCACTTCGAAGTTGCCATAGGCCTTGAAACCGCCAACGACGATATAGCTGATGTTTCAATCAACAAGGGCAACACCTTCGAGGATTTTGTTAAGGCCGCGGAGATAACCCACGAAGCCGGAGCAAAGGTCAAAGCGTACCTCCTTCTAAAGCCGATATTACTGAGCGAGCGCGACGGCATAAATGACGTTAAGGAGAGCATAATCAAGGCAGAACCCTACACGGACACCTTCTCGATAAACATCACGGACATCCAGAAGGGGACGCTCTACGAGAGGCTCTGGGAGAAAAAGGAGTATCGTCCTCCGTGGCTCTGGAGTGCCGTTGAGGTCATTATCTGGGCGAAGAAGCGCTTCCCGAACAAGAGGATCCTGAGCGACCCGGTGGGGGCTGGCTCGAAGCGTGGGCCTCACAACTGCCTCACGGACTATGACAGGGTTATCGGAAGGGCTATAAAGAAGTTCTCGGCCACGCAGGACATCAGCCACATCGAGAGGCTCAAGCCGGAGTGCCGCGAGAGGTGGGAGTACATAGTTGAGAACGGCCTTCTCGACTGGCAGCTGGTGACGTGGTGA
- a CDS encoding 2-oxoglutarate ferredoxin oxidoreductase subunit delta, translating to MAEDSKTVVEKVEYLVTGKAEGVVEIDVDTFLCKGCGICLEMCPRKVFEWSKELSEKGVHYPVPVNAEKCVKCKLCELLCPDFAIAVRW from the coding sequence ATGGCCGAAGATTCAAAAACCGTGGTCGAAAAGGTGGAGTACCTGGTCACCGGCAAGGCCGAGGGCGTTGTTGAGATCGATGTGGACACTTTTCTGTGCAAGGGCTGTGGCATCTGTCTTGAAATGTGCCCAAGGAAAGTCTTCGAATGGAGCAAGGAGCTGAGCGAGAAGGGTGTCCACTATCCGGTTCCGGTTAACGCCGAGAAGTGCGTCAAGTGTAAGCTCTGTGAGTTGCTCTGTCCTGACTTTGCTATAGCGGTAAGGTGGTGA
- a CDS encoding 2-oxoacid:acceptor oxidoreductase subunit alpha — MIIRGDEPDQVRLIRKLYKPGNYFMQGNEAVAYGAIFAGCRFYAGYPITPSSEIAETMARELPKLGGYYLQMEDEIGSIAAMIGASWTGFKVMTATAGPGFSLMQENLGYAVMTETPLVLVDVQRSGPSTGQATKGAQGDFFQARWGTHGDHPIVAVSPTSGQDAFWETIRAFNISERLRTPVVVLFDGVLAHTREQIKIPDIEEVEIAYRKLPRNEEEAKLPFGDPHGDGVPPMPLFGHGYFTHVTGSTHKENGLRDVYTPDVHERLVRRIHRKIEKNREVYEKYEEHFTEDAEILIVSWGVTARPALGAVLKAREEGINVGLFVPKTVHPFPAERMRELAKKARAILVAEMNLGQMIIEVERYVNDDVLLKGVNKIGGVPLTVEEILREIRGVA, encoded by the coding sequence ATGATCATTCGTGGTGACGAGCCTGACCAGGTCAGGCTCATTAGAAAGCTCTACAAGCCGGGCAACTACTTTATGCAGGGCAACGAGGCGGTTGCCTACGGAGCAATATTTGCCGGTTGTCGCTTTTACGCCGGCTATCCGATAACCCCGTCCAGCGAGATAGCCGAAACGATGGCCAGGGAGCTTCCAAAGCTCGGTGGCTACTACCTCCAGATGGAAGACGAAATAGGAAGCATAGCGGCTATGATAGGCGCCTCCTGGACGGGTTTTAAGGTGATGACGGCAACGGCTGGGCCGGGCTTTTCGCTCATGCAGGAAAACCTCGGCTACGCTGTAATGACCGAAACACCGCTCGTTCTGGTCGACGTTCAGAGGAGTGGCCCGTCAACCGGCCAGGCCACGAAGGGTGCTCAGGGCGACTTCTTCCAGGCGAGGTGGGGAACGCACGGGGACCACCCAATCGTTGCCGTTTCTCCAACGAGCGGGCAGGATGCATTCTGGGAGACGATAAGGGCCTTTAACATCTCCGAAAGGCTGAGAACTCCGGTGGTGGTGCTCTTCGATGGAGTCCTCGCCCACACGAGGGAGCAGATAAAGATTCCAGACATCGAGGAGGTGGAGATAGCCTACCGCAAGCTTCCCAGGAATGAGGAGGAGGCTAAGCTCCCCTTCGGCGACCCCCACGGGGACGGCGTCCCGCCGATGCCTCTCTTCGGTCACGGCTACTTCACCCACGTCACCGGTTCAACACACAAGGAGAATGGACTTAGGGACGTCTACACGCCGGATGTTCATGAGAGGCTCGTGAGGAGAATCCACCGCAAGATTGAGAAGAACCGCGAGGTTTACGAGAAGTACGAGGAGCACTTCACCGAAGATGCTGAAATCCTCATCGTCAGCTGGGGGGTAACGGCCAGGCCTGCCCTCGGAGCGGTTCTCAAGGCCAGGGAGGAGGGAATAAACGTCGGCCTCTTCGTGCCCAAGACCGTCCACCCGTTCCCGGCGGAGAGGATGCGCGAGCTGGCAAAAAAAGCAAGGGCAATACTCGTCGCTGAGATGAACCTCGGACAGATGATAATAGAGGTCGAGCGCTACGTTAACGACGACGTCCTCCTCAAGGGCGTGAACAAAATCGGCGGCGTGCCTCTGACCGTTGAGGAAATTCTCCGCGAGATAAGGGGTGTTGCCTGA
- a CDS encoding 2-oxoacid:ferredoxin oxidoreductase subunit beta codes for MAKKIYSTYPMVKYLRKEALPTALCPGCGGGTVLNAFANAIDQLKLDPRDLVVVSGIGCSAWIASPYFLADTLHTTHGRAIAFATGVKVGLPDKKVVVISGDGDLASIGGNHLLHAARRNIDMTVILVNNFIYGMTGGQVAPTTPFGAKTTTSPYRNIEHPLQISETVAAAGASYVARWTTAHVYQLIESIKKALQVKGFSLVEVISQCPVQYGRRNRMKEPAEMLRWFLKNSVPVSKAKNMSPEELEGKFIIGEIINRQRPEFTEELNKLIDEVQEHFGLKGE; via the coding sequence ATGGCGAAGAAGATATACTCCACGTATCCAATGGTTAAGTACCTCCGCAAGGAGGCCCTGCCAACGGCCCTCTGCCCCGGCTGTGGCGGTGGAACTGTTCTCAACGCATTTGCAAATGCGATTGACCAGCTCAAGCTCGACCCGAGGGATTTGGTCGTTGTCAGCGGAATAGGCTGTTCAGCGTGGATAGCCTCGCCGTACTTCCTCGCGGACACGCTCCACACGACCCACGGAAGGGCGATAGCCTTCGCGACCGGCGTCAAGGTCGGACTGCCGGACAAGAAGGTCGTTGTCATAAGCGGCGACGGCGACTTGGCGAGCATAGGAGGAAACCACCTCCTCCATGCAGCAAGGAGAAACATCGACATGACTGTCATCCTCGTCAACAACTTCATCTACGGGATGACGGGCGGACAGGTCGCTCCAACGACACCTTTCGGCGCAAAAACCACCACCAGCCCGTACAGAAACATAGAGCACCCGCTTCAGATCTCTGAGACTGTTGCTGCCGCCGGAGCGAGCTACGTTGCCCGCTGGACGACTGCCCACGTTTACCAGCTCATTGAGAGCATCAAGAAGGCTCTTCAGGTGAAGGGCTTCTCGCTCGTTGAGGTCATCTCCCAGTGTCCCGTCCAGTACGGAAGGAGGAACAGGATGAAGGAACCGGCCGAGATGCTCCGCTGGTTCCTCAAGAACAGCGTCCCCGTGAGCAAAGCCAAGAACATGTCCCCTGAGGAGCTTGAAGGCAAGTTCATCATCGGCGAGATAATCAACAGACAGAGGCCCGAGTTCACTGAAGAGCTGAACAAGCTTATTGATGAAGTCCAGGAGCACTTCGGCCTTAAGGGGGAGTGA
- a CDS encoding 2-oxoacid:ferredoxin oxidoreductase subunit gamma translates to MQIRFAGIGGQGVVLAGVILGEAAAIEGLNVVQTQDYSSASRGGHSIADVIISKEPIYDVIVTEADVLVALAQLGYDTVKDELREDGLLIIDTDLVKPEGDYIGAPFTRLAEESTGLALTVNMVALGYLVAKTGVVKKESIEEAIRRRVPRGTEEINIKAFTVGYEEGLK, encoded by the coding sequence ATGCAGATTAGGTTCGCAGGCATAGGTGGTCAGGGTGTTGTGCTCGCGGGGGTAATACTCGGCGAGGCCGCCGCCATAGAGGGCCTGAACGTCGTCCAGACTCAGGACTACAGCTCGGCCAGCAGGGGCGGCCACTCGATAGCTGACGTCATCATCTCGAAGGAGCCGATTTACGATGTCATAGTCACTGAGGCGGACGTCCTGGTTGCCCTCGCCCAGCTCGGCTACGACACCGTAAAAGACGAGCTGAGAGAGGACGGATTGCTGATTATAGACACCGACCTGGTCAAACCTGAGGGGGACTACATCGGTGCACCCTTTACCCGGCTCGCCGAGGAGAGCACCGGCCTGGCACTCACCGTCAACATGGTAGCGCTTGGCTACCTCGTGGCGAAGACGGGAGTTGTGAAGAAGGAAAGCATCGAGGAGGCAATCCGGAGGCGCGTTCCGAGGGGGACGGAGGAGATAAACATCAAGGCGTTCACCGTGGGATATGAGGAGGGGTTGAAATGA
- a CDS encoding 2-oxoacid:acceptor oxidoreductase subunit alpha — translation MRYPFPVGKSDFIQGDEAIARAAILAGCRFYAGYPITPASEIFEAMALYMPLVDGVSIQMEDELASMAAIIGASWAGAKAMTATSGPGFSLMMENLGYAIMTETPVVVVDVQRGGPSTGQPTLAAQGDIMQAIWGTHGDHSLIVLSPSTVQEAFDFTIRAFNLAEKYRTPVVLLTDAEIAHMRERVYIPNPGEIEIIDRKLPANEEEAKYPFGDIHGDGVPPMPIFGKGYRTYVTGLTHDERGRPRTVDAEVHEKLIKRIIGKIENNRRDIISYHTYELDDAEIAIISTGIVSRSAVRAVKILRDRGVKAGLLKLNTIWPFDFDMIEELAERVKKIYVPEMNLGQLYHLVKEGANGKAEVELIAKIGGEVHTPMEIVERVVG, via the coding sequence ATGAGATACCCGTTTCCTGTTGGAAAGTCAGACTTCATTCAGGGTGATGAGGCGATAGCGAGGGCGGCCATCCTGGCCGGCTGCAGGTTCTATGCGGGCTATCCCATCACTCCCGCGAGTGAGATCTTCGAGGCGATGGCGCTCTACATGCCCCTCGTTGATGGGGTAAGCATACAGATGGAGGACGAGCTGGCGAGCATGGCTGCCATAATAGGCGCCTCATGGGCCGGTGCGAAGGCCATGACCGCAACGAGCGGGCCGGGATTCAGCCTCATGATGGAGAACCTCGGCTACGCGATAATGACTGAAACCCCGGTCGTTGTTGTTGATGTTCAGCGCGGAGGTCCGTCGACCGGACAGCCAACCCTTGCCGCCCAGGGCGACATAATGCAGGCCATCTGGGGAACTCACGGCGACCACTCGCTCATAGTCCTCAGTCCTTCAACCGTCCAGGAGGCCTTTGACTTCACGATAAGGGCCTTCAACCTGGCCGAGAAGTACAGGACGCCAGTGGTTCTGCTTACTGACGCTGAAATAGCCCACATGCGCGAGCGCGTTTACATTCCAAATCCCGGAGAGATAGAGATTATAGACCGCAAGCTACCTGCCAACGAGGAGGAGGCCAAGTATCCCTTCGGGGACATACACGGTGACGGTGTTCCGCCCATGCCGATATTTGGAAAGGGCTACCGCACGTACGTTACGGGTTTGACGCACGACGAGCGCGGAAGGCCCAGAACTGTCGATGCGGAGGTTCACGAGAAGCTGATAAAGAGGATAATTGGGAAGATAGAGAACAACAGGAGAGACATAATATCCTACCACACCTACGAGCTCGACGACGCGGAGATAGCGATAATAAGCACGGGCATAGTATCGCGCTCCGCCGTCAGGGCCGTCAAGATTCTCCGCGATAGGGGTGTTAAGGCAGGCCTCCTCAAGCTCAACACGATATGGCCCTTCGACTTTGACATGATTGAGGAGCTTGCCGAGCGCGTGAAGAAGATATACGTCCCGGAGATGAACCTCGGACAGCTCTACCACCTCGTCAAGGAAGGGGCGAACGGGAAAGCTGAGGTCGAGCTGATAGCGAAGATAGGCGGCGAGGTTCACACTCCGATGGAGATAGTCGAGAGGGTGGTGGGCTGA
- a CDS encoding 2-oxoacid:ferredoxin oxidoreductase subunit beta — translation MYLRSAYEIRDKYLRKDMLPTIFCPGCGIGSALQYTLRAIDDLKLNPDEIVWVSGIGCSSRVPGFVNFDGLHTTHGRALAFATGIKLANPNLKIIAFMGDGDAAAIGGNHFIHAIRRNLDVTVILINNFTYGMTGGQVAPTALKGLRGTTAPYGQFENPFDIADLAVSAGANYVARWSVFNYLQGINSIKKALQKEGFTLVEFLSPCPISFGRRNRMKTAPELLRWYQKITVPLAKAKKMPPEELEGKIVIGEFVDRDRPGLVREYEAYKKRAKKMMGWEE, via the coding sequence ATGTACCTGAGATCCGCTTACGAGATTCGCGACAAGTACCTGAGAAAGGACATGCTTCCTACAATATTCTGTCCGGGCTGTGGAATAGGCTCAGCTTTACAGTACACGCTCCGCGCGATAGACGACTTAAAGCTAAACCCTGACGAGATAGTCTGGGTCAGCGGGATTGGCTGTTCCTCCCGTGTTCCTGGCTTCGTCAACTTCGACGGCCTCCACACGACCCACGGGAGGGCACTTGCCTTTGCCACCGGCATAAAGCTCGCAAACCCAAACCTCAAGATAATCGCCTTCATGGGTGACGGCGACGCGGCCGCCATAGGCGGGAACCACTTCATCCACGCCATCAGGAGAAACCTCGACGTAACGGTAATCCTCATCAACAACTTCACCTACGGAATGACCGGTGGACAGGTCGCACCTACCGCTCTGAAGGGCCTGCGCGGAACCACGGCGCCGTACGGCCAGTTTGAGAACCCCTTTGACATAGCTGACTTGGCCGTCTCAGCTGGGGCCAACTACGTGGCCAGGTGGAGCGTCTTCAACTACCTCCAGGGAATCAACAGCATCAAGAAGGCCCTGCAGAAGGAGGGCTTCACGCTCGTTGAGTTCCTCTCGCCGTGTCCGATAAGCTTCGGAAGGAGGAACAGGATGAAGACGGCTCCAGAGCTTCTCCGCTGGTACCAGAAGATAACCGTCCCGCTGGCGAAAGCCAAAAAGATGCCCCCTGAGGAGCTGGAAGGCAAGATAGTCATCGGCGAGTTCGTAGACAGGGACAGACCCGGTTTGGTTAGGGAGTACGAGGCCTACAAGAAGCGCGCCAAGAAGATGATGGGGTGGGAAGAATGA
- a CDS encoding 2-oxoacid:ferredoxin oxidoreductase subunit gamma: MRREILFSGFGGQGVILASVILGRAAAVYENLYAVQTQAYGPESRGGASKAEVVISDEPIDYPKTLKPDCAVFFSQEAYNKYLHTVREGARIIVEEDLVPHRDFEFEKKLEVLSLPLTEIAEETTGLSLTMNILSLGILTAWTEVVSREAIEKAVLDAVPKGTEEINLRALHKGFELGQKAKAGEL, translated from the coding sequence ATGAGGAGGGAGATACTCTTCAGCGGCTTCGGCGGCCAGGGAGTTATCTTGGCAAGCGTCATACTCGGAAGGGCGGCGGCGGTTTACGAGAACCTCTACGCGGTGCAGACGCAGGCCTACGGGCCGGAGTCGAGGGGAGGAGCGAGCAAGGCGGAGGTTGTGATAAGCGACGAGCCGATAGACTACCCCAAGACCCTCAAGCCGGACTGCGCGGTGTTTTTCTCCCAGGAGGCCTACAACAAGTACCTTCACACGGTGAGGGAGGGCGCCAGGATAATAGTCGAGGAGGACCTCGTTCCCCACAGGGATTTCGAGTTTGAGAAGAAGCTTGAGGTGCTCTCGCTTCCCCTCACGGAGATAGCCGAAGAAACCACCGGACTGAGCCTCACCATGAACATCCTCTCACTCGGAATCCTTACCGCGTGGACGGAGGTTGTGAGCAGGGAGGCTATAGAAAAAGCCGTTTTGGACGCCGTGCCGAAGGGGACGGAGGAGATAAACCTGAGGGCCCTACACAAGGGCTTTGAACTCGGACAGAAGGCCAAGGCCGGGGAACTTTGA
- a CDS encoding DUF192 domain-containing protein, with the protein MLINETKGRTWHGRVKLADSFFKRFRGLMLIRNINYALVFVLPAETKANASIHMFFMLGDIDVIWLDSSRRVVDFKTAKKWRLYTPKKAAKYIIEGPVGITRVLEVEEGDIINWTPSEENEKAVPVKVSLPEKISFEASNGVVMAESVKEVKAESR; encoded by the coding sequence ATGCTCATCAACGAGACCAAAGGCAGAACATGGCACGGGAGAGTCAAACTTGCCGACAGCTTCTTCAAACGGTTTAGAGGGTTAATGCTCATCAGGAACATCAACTATGCCCTGGTCTTCGTTCTTCCCGCCGAGACAAAGGCCAACGCCTCAATCCATATGTTCTTCATGCTGGGTGATATCGACGTCATCTGGCTTGACTCATCGAGGAGAGTCGTCGACTTCAAGACTGCCAAGAAGTGGCGGCTCTACACCCCCAAAAAAGCCGCGAAGTACATAATCGAGGGGCCGGTTGGGATAACGAGGGTTCTTGAGGTCGAAGAGGGAGACATAATAAACTGGACACCGAGCGAAGAGAATGAAAAGGCCGTGCCGGTGAAGGTGTCCCTGCCGGAGAAGATTTCCTTCGAGGCGTCCAACGGTGTCGTAATGGCCGAGAGCGTTAAGGAGGTTAAGGCCGAGTCACGGTAG